The following coding sequences are from one Haliotis asinina isolate JCU_RB_2024 chromosome 3, JCU_Hal_asi_v2, whole genome shotgun sequence window:
- the LOC137278873 gene encoding nematocin receptor 2-like → MAIFNGNQSNESRSETDLLWEENENMAKTLIPAMAFVGVIMVIGFFGNILVCYIFTRRIPLSVNTFLLVFLAVLDLVNCTLAMPFEIMDMRYFYLFESDITCKIFRFIVAFPNIDSTFVLLIITVDRYKRVCKPMSVQMTYKASRRNVTIATGAAILVSLPAVVIYGKRTVKTNTYGLRGHDCTTSENMKDSIVPFIYQIFGGSVMLVISMAICYMYINVWREIRTHKKNICSNTQFVLHENSRRGNISSTNSDFQDEEVPHEINPKHKLIRGKRITVIAFTVTFAFILSYLPFAVIMTVRSVQPLTFHPDGVWFVMYNILIRSYFISSMINPLVFGFMSLRFRQECFNVGISKCIWERRQ, encoded by the coding sequence ATGGCAATATTTAACGGCAACCAATCAAATGAGTCAAGATCAGAGACGGACCTCTTGTGggaggaaaatgaaaacatggcCAAGACGCTCATCCCTGCCATGGCGTTTGTGGGAGTCATAATGGTGATTGGATTCTTTGGAAACATTTTAGTGTGCTACATATTCACAAGGAGGATTCCTTTGTCTGTCAACACTTTTCTTTTGGTCTTCCTGGCGGTCTTGGATCTGGTGAACTGCACGTTGGCTATGCCGTTCGAAATAATGGACATGCGCTATTTCTACCTTTTTGAGAGTGATATAACATGCAAGATATTTCGCTTTATTGTAGCATTTCCCAATATCGActcaacatttgttttgttgatcATAACAGTCGACAGATACAAACGGGTGTGTAAACCCATGTCAGTTCAAATGACGTATAAGGCTTCCAGGAGGAATGTTACTATAGCAACTGGTGCTGCCATCCTTGTTTCTTTGCCAGCTGTGGTAATATATGGAAAACGAactgtgaaaacaaacacatatggACTTAGAGGACACGATTGTACAACAAGTGAAAATATGAAGGATTCAATTGTCCCTTTTATTTACCAGATATTTGGAGGAAGTGTAATGCTAGTCATATCTATGGCGATATGCTACATGTATATCAACGTTTGGAGAGAAATACGGACACATAAGAAAAACATTTGTAGCAACACACAATTTGTTCTTCATGAAAATTCAAGGAGAGGAAATATCTCAAGCACCAATTCAGATTTTCAAGATGAAGAAGTCCCACATGAAATAAACCCAAAGCACAAGTTAATCAGGGGAAAACGCATAACTGTCATTGCTTTTACAGTGACATTTGCCTTCATactgagttacctcccctttgcAGTAATCATGACGGTGCGCAGTGTTCAACCATTGACATTTCATCCTGATGGAGTGTGGTTTGTGATGTACAACATTCTCATTCGGTCCTACTTCATCAGTTCAATGATAAACCCATTAGTGTTTGGATTCATGTCCCTAAGGTTTAGACAGGAGTGTTTTAATGTAGgtatttcaaaatgcatttgGGAAAGAAGACAATAA